A single region of the Lactobacillus isalae genome encodes:
- a CDS encoding GNAT family N-acetyltransferase — protein sequence MYLRNYNSTDCKNLAELFYDTVHSVNAKDYAKEALDVWATEKIDLKEWNRSFIRHHTVVAVENNVIVGFGDIDNSGYLDRLFVHKNYQRQGIATAICNELESAVTVTRITTHASITAKPFFQRRDYKIVKKQEIIRCGIVLTNYLMEKLKRDKDFSYDKKITESRYR from the coding sequence ATGTATCTAAGAAATTATAATTCCACCGATTGTAAGAATTTAGCGGAGCTATTTTATGATACGGTTCATAGTGTAAATGCAAAGGATTATGCCAAAGAAGCATTAGATGTTTGGGCAACGGAAAAAATAGATTTGAAGGAGTGGAACCGTTCTTTCATTCGGCATCATACAGTTGTTGCTGTGGAAAATAATGTGATTGTTGGATTTGGCGATATAGATAATTCTGGATATTTGGACAGATTATTTGTTCATAAAAATTATCAAAGACAGGGAATTGCAACAGCAATTTGCAATGAACTAGAAAGTGCTGTAACTGTGACACGGATTACAACTCATGCATCTATTACAGCAAAACCATTTTTTCAACGAAGAGACTATAAAATTGTTAAAAAGCAAGAAATAATCCGATGTGGGATAGTTTTGACAAACTATTTAATGGAGAAACTTAAAAGAGATAAAGATTTTAGCTATGATAAGAAAATTACAGAAAGCAGATATAGATAG
- a CDS encoding serine hydrolase domain-containing protein — protein sequence MHLKKIILYIFLAVCMFSVFLFVVPSGSRIDPGIKNSQKQLKAYMKSHHINGVMLVSGKDGQPIVIKNNETSSKNDIVNADQLFPTASLQKIITGTAIYNLQQKSQLNWNTPLSKYYPQVSGSSDITIRELMNHTSGLINNARPSEPLKNQEEQIAYMLKYMQNDHLHTWDYQDVDYELLAAIISKESGSSYNSYIQKNFAKPLKLHQIKDYSEVKQNEVPQPMSSNVDWHKVVVTTSSDFGAGNLFVSPNDYWKFVYNSVLKDPKMINEYAQQAKHQEVAYYGGVYFKGDVIRAEGSIPGYNSCFVANYKTKEMIMLFSNNINYLTLKRASDYLLHHYMGLF from the coding sequence ATGCATCTGAAAAAAATTATCCTCTATATTTTCTTAGCTGTCTGTATGTTCTCAGTGTTTTTATTTGTTGTCCCTTCAGGAAGCAGAATAGATCCTGGAATTAAAAATTCACAAAAACAGCTAAAGGCTTACATGAAATCTCATCATATAAATGGTGTGATGCTCGTGAGCGGAAAAGATGGTCAGCCAATTGTCATTAAAAATAATGAAACGTCTAGCAAAAATGACATAGTGAATGCAGATCAGTTATTTCCAACTGCTTCTCTTCAAAAGATTATCACAGGAACTGCGATTTATAATTTACAGCAAAAAAGTCAGCTAAATTGGAATACGCCTTTATCTAAGTATTATCCGCAAGTTTCAGGCAGTAGCGATATAACGATTCGTGAGTTGATGAATCATACGAGTGGATTAATTAATAATGCCCGTCCGTCTGAGCCGCTTAAAAATCAAGAAGAGCAAATTGCTTATATGCTTAAATATATGCAGAATGATCATTTGCATACTTGGGACTACCAAGATGTAGACTATGAGTTATTAGCAGCTATTATTAGTAAAGAAAGTGGTTCAAGCTATAATTCATATATTCAGAAGAATTTTGCTAAACCATTAAAACTGCATCAAATCAAAGATTATTCTGAAGTTAAGCAAAATGAGGTTCCTCAACCAATGAGTAGTAATGTTGACTGGCATAAGGTGGTTGTTACGACATCGTCTGATTTTGGTGCTGGAAACTTGTTTGTATCGCCGAATGATTATTGGAAATTTGTATATAACAGTGTTTTAAAAGACCCCAAAATGATTAACGAATATGCGCAGCAGGCTAAACACCAAGAAGTAGCTTACTATGGTGGTGTCTACTTCAAGGGAGATGTTATTCGTGCAGAGGGTAGTATTCCTGGGTATAATTCATGTTTTGTAGCTAATTACAAAACTAAGGAAATGATTATGCTGTTTTCCAATAATATTAATTACTTAACTTTGAAGAGAGCATCTGATTATTTGCTTCATCATTATATGGGACTATTTTAA
- a CDS encoding aminoglycoside 3'-phosphotransferase: protein MKQTLIKKIPNQVPQELQHLIAGADIYDSSSSPEARVYFIDKDGGYYLKCSKTGTLEKEAKMTQYFHSKKLGAEVLNYTSNTHDWLLTKAVVGHDCIDSEYLSHPKRLCDTIATELRKLHEIDYSDCPVMDRTAEYLANAENNYRTGNYDKSSFPDSFGYRSAEQAHEVLAAGKNALQGKVLLHGDYCLPNIILENWKLSGFIDLDCAGVGDRHIDLFWGAWTLWFNLKTNQYRDRFLDAYGRDKVDESLLKVVAAAEVFG, encoded by the coding sequence ATGAAACAGACTTTAATTAAGAAAATTCCAAATCAAGTACCGCAAGAATTGCAGCATTTGATTGCTGGTGCAGATATTTATGATAGTTCATCATCTCCTGAGGCTCGCGTATATTTTATCGATAAAGATGGCGGTTATTATTTAAAATGTTCCAAAACTGGTACGCTTGAAAAAGAAGCTAAAATGACGCAATATTTTCATTCAAAAAAATTGGGTGCTGAAGTGTTGAACTATACTTCAAATACTCATGATTGGCTGTTAACTAAGGCAGTAGTAGGGCACGATTGTATAGATAGTGAGTATTTAAGCCATCCTAAGCGCTTATGCGATACGATTGCTACCGAATTAAGAAAATTACATGAAATAGATTATAGTGACTGCCCAGTGATGGATAGAACGGCTGAGTATTTAGCAAATGCTGAAAATAATTATAGGACAGGAAATTATGATAAATCGAGTTTCCCAGATAGTTTTGGGTATCGTTCAGCTGAGCAAGCTCATGAAGTTTTAGCTGCTGGTAAAAATGCTTTGCAAGGCAAAGTTTTATTGCATGGAGACTACTGTTTACCCAACATTATTCTAGAGAACTGGAAACTTTCAGGATTTATTGATCTTGATTGTGCAGGTGTTGGCGATCGCCATATCGATTTGTTTTGGGGAGCTTGGACACTTTGGTTTAATTTGAAGACTAATCAATATCGTGATCGCTTTCTTGATGCATATGGTAGAGATAAGGTAGATGAGTCATTACTCAAAGTTGTTGCTGCTGCGGAAGTTTTTGGGTAA
- a CDS encoding PTS sugar transporter subunit IIA, translating into MLFDKKVLLFDKNPSTKTEALTELANELYKVGVVTKEYTPAILKRESNFPTGLMTQTMGVAIPHCDPDKVIAPQIGFMRLKEPITFHQMGDNTKIPVNMIFMLALKQSDSQLSMLQKLMALFQNREAMNTLRSITSVDEFILVMNKNGIINLE; encoded by the coding sequence ATGCTTTTTGATAAAAAAGTTTTACTTTTTGACAAAAATCCTTCGACTAAAACTGAAGCGTTGACTGAATTGGCCAATGAGTTATACAAAGTCGGAGTTGTAACTAAAGAGTACACACCCGCTATATTAAAACGTGAATCCAACTTTCCAACGGGATTAATGACACAAACAATGGGAGTAGCCATTCCTCATTGTGATCCAGATAAAGTTATTGCTCCTCAGATTGGATTTATGCGTTTAAAAGAACCAATTACCTTTCATCAAATGGGAGATAATACTAAAATTCCAGTTAATATGATTTTTATGCTGGCTTTAAAACAATCTGATAGCCAGCTTAGTATGTTGCAGAAGTTAATGGCTCTCTTTCAAAATCGAGAGGCTATGAACACTCTTCGTAGTATTACTTCAGTTGATGAATTTATTTTAGTGATGAATAAAAATGGCATTATTAATTTAGAATAA
- a CDS encoding BglG family transcription antiterminator, with the protein MMPKNSSKIINILVKSGRFMTSQELAQIIGVSSKTIYRAVNKINQTYEFPIIKSERGKGYLLDYEKYLELNDGFHEKPHLMIQSPLERRNEVIIKLLFSAPLSVNIKDVYASYYVSTELIRQDLFTIGELLKRYNLKLAHQGNYVVIKGEEENIRKAINNALIQSKAMNTESISDLANEFKDLSSYDNQFLTTQIEWIQKSLHTTVPYPYNVNIFSHLYILIKRFRRGKTVQYKEKINIGNKYHHLKENNSIFWKVSNDVIHNTADYVHREIPSAEIYYLLEYLISMRYNHDFAIDDKISADSKRLANYYIKCFNLDINNPKTRALKSDLISHIRPMYNRLNNHIIIANKLLDDIKNEYKETFSKLKALSSKAYGKKYLPWRISDDEIGFLTLYFAKYFEETNFTKKAIVMCASGIGTSKLLYAKIHRNFPDLDLMGTISKNEYEKNYTQYADLDLIISTIPILPQNNEQVILSSAMFNTQDKNRLSRYLNENKVSEIK; encoded by the coding sequence ATGATGCCTAAAAATAGCAGTAAAATTATTAATATTTTAGTTAAATCAGGACGTTTTATGACGTCACAAGAATTGGCCCAAATTATAGGTGTTTCGTCTAAAACCATTTATCGGGCAGTGAATAAAATAAACCAAACTTATGAATTTCCAATTATTAAATCTGAAAGAGGAAAAGGTTATCTTTTGGATTATGAAAAGTATCTTGAGTTAAATGACGGTTTTCATGAAAAGCCCCATTTAATGATACAGTCACCTTTGGAAAGACGAAATGAAGTAATTATTAAATTACTTTTTAGTGCACCATTATCGGTTAATATCAAAGACGTTTATGCTTCTTATTATGTAAGTACCGAGTTGATTCGCCAAGATTTATTTACAATTGGCGAATTATTAAAAAGATATAACTTGAAATTAGCTCATCAAGGTAATTATGTAGTTATAAAAGGTGAAGAAGAAAATATCCGTAAAGCAATTAATAATGCACTTATTCAAAGTAAAGCGATGAATACAGAAAGTATTAGTGATTTGGCAAATGAATTTAAAGATTTGAGTAGTTATGATAATCAATTTTTAACTACACAAATTGAATGGATTCAAAAATCACTTCATACTACTGTACCTTATCCATACAATGTAAATATTTTTTCGCATTTATATATTTTGATTAAAAGATTTAGAAGAGGAAAAACAGTTCAGTATAAAGAAAAAATAAATATTGGAAATAAATATCATCACTTAAAAGAAAATAATTCTATTTTTTGGAAAGTTAGTAATGATGTAATTCATAACACTGCTGATTATGTTCACCGAGAAATACCTAGTGCCGAAATTTACTACTTGTTAGAGTATCTGATCTCTATGCGTTACAATCACGATTTTGCCATTGATGATAAGATTTCGGCAGATTCAAAACGTTTAGCAAATTATTATATTAAATGCTTTAACTTAGATATAAATAATCCCAAAACACGAGCGTTAAAAAGTGATTTGATTAGTCATATTCGTCCAATGTATAACCGTCTAAATAATCACATTATAATTGCTAATAAATTACTTGATGATATAAAAAACGAATATAAGGAGACTTTTAGTAAATTAAAGGCATTAAGTTCTAAAGCTTATGGCAAGAAATACTTACCATGGAGAATTAGCGATGATGAGATTGGTTTTTTAACATTATATTTTGCTAAATATTTTGAAGAAACTAACTTTACAAAAAAAGCTATTGTAATGTGCGCTAGTGGGATAGGGACCTCAAAACTATTGTATGCAAAGATTCATAGAAATTTCCCCGATTTGGATTTAATGGGAACTATTTCTAAAAATGAGTATGAAAAAAATTATACTCAATACGCTGATCTTGACCTTATTATTTCAACTATTCCTATCCTTCCTCAAAATAATGAACAGGTTATTCTTTCTAGTGCTATGTTCAATACTCAGGATAAAAATAGATTGAGTAGGTATTTGAATGAAAATAAAGTTAGTGAAATTAAATAA
- a CDS encoding dihydrofolate reductase family protein: protein MRKVSLFIAMSLDGYIADTKGGVDWISGQGDHEKI, encoded by the coding sequence ATGAGAAAAGTAAGTTTATTTATTGCGATGAGTCTTGATGGTTATATAGCTGATACTAAAGGCGGAGTTGACTGGATTTCTGGTCAAGGCGATCATGAAAAAATATAA
- the rlmD gene encoding 23S rRNA (uracil(1939)-C(5))-methyltransferase RlmD, whose translation MQKNQIVDLEITDLSYEAMGVAHLDGLTVFVNSALPGEIVSAKILKVKKNFAFAKIEKIKKESPDRINVELRQWVQTGLASLAHIKYEKQLEFKRNQVVNLLHKADLDNIKVGQTLPSPEETGYRNKAQVPVREVHGKLDIGFFRKHSHDLVPLTNFFTTDPEIDRVLIKVRDILRKNHVPAYDEIHNKGEVRYLDVRRSKASGEIMVILVCLHKDFPQLQKVTKEISEIKGVTSIVLNHNPKKTNVILGKKDYLLWGEPQITDKIGDVSFKISPQSFFQINSLQTPRLYDLAIQKADLKPDDVVIDAYSGIGTIGLSVAKHVKAVRGMEVIKPAVDDANANAKLNGITNAEYVVGKAEEVMPRWAKEGLKTDVIFVDPPRKGLTPEFIDAAVETDPKKIVYISCNPATMVRDLQLFREQGYDFNEIDPVDMFPQTPHVEAVAVLEKK comes from the coding sequence ATGCAAAAGAATCAAATTGTCGATTTAGAAATTACCGACTTATCTTATGAAGCAATGGGAGTTGCTCACTTAGACGGACTGACTGTCTTTGTAAATAGTGCTCTTCCAGGCGAAATTGTTTCAGCTAAAATTTTAAAAGTAAAGAAGAACTTTGCTTTCGCTAAAATTGAAAAAATTAAGAAGGAAAGTCCAGATAGAATTAACGTTGAACTTCGTCAATGGGTTCAAACAGGCTTGGCCTCACTTGCTCATATTAAATATGAAAAGCAACTTGAATTTAAACGTAATCAAGTAGTGAACTTATTACATAAGGCCGACTTAGATAATATTAAGGTTGGTCAGACTTTGCCTAGTCCAGAAGAGACAGGCTATCGTAATAAGGCACAAGTGCCAGTTCGTGAAGTTCATGGCAAGCTTGATATTGGTTTCTTTAGAAAGCATTCACATGATTTAGTGCCGTTAACTAATTTCTTTACCACTGATCCAGAAATTGATCGAGTTTTAATTAAAGTTCGCGATATTTTAAGAAAGAATCATGTACCAGCTTATGATGAAATCCACAATAAGGGTGAAGTGCGTTATCTTGATGTACGGCGCTCAAAAGCAAGTGGAGAGATTATGGTGATTTTGGTCTGCTTGCATAAGGATTTTCCACAATTGCAAAAAGTGACTAAAGAAATCAGTGAAATTAAAGGTGTTACAAGCATAGTGTTGAACCATAATCCTAAAAAGACTAACGTGATTTTAGGTAAGAAAGATTACTTGCTTTGGGGAGAGCCTCAGATTACCGACAAAATTGGGGATGTTAGTTTTAAGATTTCACCGCAAAGTTTCTTTCAAATTAATTCACTGCAAACTCCTCGTTTGTATGATTTGGCAATTCAAAAGGCAGATCTTAAACCAGATGATGTGGTAATTGATGCCTATTCCGGAATTGGAACAATTGGTTTGTCAGTTGCTAAGCATGTAAAGGCGGTGCGAGGGATGGAAGTTATCAAGCCGGCCGTTGACGATGCTAACGCAAATGCCAAATTAAATGGGATCACGAATGCTGAATATGTTGTAGGTAAAGCAGAAGAAGTAATGCCGCGCTGGGCTAAAGAAGGGTTAAAGACTGATGTCATCTTCGTTGACCCGCCTAGAAAAGGATTAACTCCAGAATTTATTGACGCAGCTGTTGAAACTGACCCTAAGAAAATTGTTTATATTTCATGTAATCCGGCTACAATGGTTAGAGACCTGCAATTGTTCCGTGAGCAAGGCTATGATTTTAACGAAATTGATCCTGTCGATATGTTCCCTCAAACTCCGCATGTTGAAGCTGTGGCGGTGCTTGAGAAGAAGTAA
- a CDS encoding PTS sugar transporter subunit IIA, which translates to MKIKLVKLNNISNYEQWLQQTVDSLGFSSGLNINLLNLLHERDALGSVQISQHVIMPHIVTYEIPESVVIVSQLTKPVKYFTSKDITTAIYIFSYPDDISIESLINCLVDEKIINRLQAPTLSSKELKKMFNLSVGEKNAF; encoded by the coding sequence ATGAAAATAAAGTTAGTGAAATTAAATAATATTAGCAACTATGAACAATGGCTTCAACAAACTGTTGACAGTCTTGGCTTTTCATCGGGATTAAACATTAATTTATTGAACTTACTTCATGAACGGGATGCTTTAGGAAGTGTTCAGATTTCTCAACACGTAATAATGCCCCATATAGTAACATATGAAATTCCTGAAAGTGTAGTAATCGTAAGCCAATTGACCAAACCAGTTAAATATTTTACTAGTAAAGATATCACTACTGCTATTTATATATTTTCATATCCTGATGATATTTCAATCGAATCACTAATTAATTGCTTAGTAGATGAGAAGATAATTAATAGGTTACAAGCCCCTACATTATCTTCTAAAGAATTAAAAAAGATGTTTAATTTAAGTGTAGGAGAAAAAAATGCTTTTTGA
- a CDS encoding ABC transporter ATP-binding protein gives MTDILTTKELGKNFKNKHVLSRINIHVPEGKIYCIMGPNGAGKSTLLKMISGIEKPTEGSINFNGKNWKREDLKAIGSLIEEPGLFDNLTVEDNIKLKLKLHHVENKDQEKILNTLGFGDHNQEKVKGFSTGMRQRLGIALAFMGNPDLVVLDEPTNGLDTFGIHELRELLMLEKKQGKTIIIASHMLSEIQKVADRIAILGNGELLLEEDYGQERDLEDLFISTLEKAGVKHD, from the coding sequence ATGACTGATATTTTAACCACCAAAGAATTAGGAAAAAACTTCAAAAATAAACATGTTTTGAGCCGAATCAATATTCATGTTCCTGAAGGAAAAATTTACTGCATCATGGGACCGAATGGGGCTGGTAAGTCAACTCTTTTGAAAATGATTAGTGGAATTGAGAAACCAACTGAAGGCAGCATTAACTTTAATGGAAAAAACTGGAAGCGAGAAGATTTAAAAGCTATTGGATCCTTAATTGAAGAGCCGGGGTTGTTTGATAATTTAACTGTTGAAGACAATATCAAATTGAAGTTAAAACTTCATCATGTTGAAAATAAGGATCAAGAGAAAATCTTGAACACGTTAGGCTTTGGCGATCATAATCAAGAAAAGGTTAAAGGATTTTCAACCGGAATGCGACAGCGCTTAGGAATTGCCCTTGCTTTTATGGGAAATCCAGATTTAGTAGTTTTAGATGAACCAACAAATGGTCTAGATACATTTGGAATTCATGAATTGCGTGAGCTATTAATGTTAGAGAAAAAGCAAGGTAAAACAATTATTATTGCTAGTCACATGCTTTCTGAAATTCAAAAAGTAGCTGATCGCATTGCAATCTTGGGTAATGGAGAACTTTTGCTAGAAGAGGATTATGGTCAGGAGAGAGATTTGGAGGATTTATTTATTTCAACTCTAGAAAAGGCAGGCGTAAAGCATGACTAA
- a CDS encoding PTS sugar transporter subunit IIB, whose product MKTLMVVCGSGVATSTVVEGKIRDFLESKDVLDKVKLLKGNIAEQINNVDDYDAFVSTTVVPDDVKDKVISGLPILTGIGADKVYDEILRKLDLK is encoded by the coding sequence ATGAAAACTTTAATGGTTGTTTGTGGTAGTGGAGTCGCTACATCTACAGTGGTAGAGGGGAAAATTCGTGACTTTTTAGAATCGAAGGATGTTTTAGATAAGGTAAAATTGTTAAAAGGAAATATTGCTGAACAAATTAATAATGTTGATGATTATGATGCATTTGTAAGCACAACTGTAGTTCCTGATGATGTAAAAGATAAGGTAATTAGTGGGTTACCAATTTTAACAGGTATAGGGGCTGATAAAGTTTATGATGAGATTTTGCGAAAGTTAGATTTAAAGTAA
- a CDS encoding GNAT family N-acetyltransferase has protein sequence MEIWLISNEDAHPFVNKKYWEANFNEVKKQMLQAEVFIYEQKSEIQGFVGLVDNYIAGIFVDRKYRSSGVGHKLIKYIKESHNELTLEVYTKNKGAVNFYKREDFNIISKQVEPDTDETEYLMSWNKINFD, from the coding sequence ATGGAAATCTGGCTTATTAGTAATGAAGATGCGCATCCCTTCGTGAATAAAAAATACTGGGAAGCGAACTTTAATGAAGTTAAGAAACAAATGTTACAGGCCGAAGTTTTTATCTATGAGCAAAAATCAGAAATTCAAGGTTTTGTTGGACTAGTTGACAATTATATTGCTGGGATTTTTGTTGATAGAAAATATCGTTCTTCTGGTGTTGGACATAAACTGATTAAGTATATAAAAGAAAGTCATAATGAATTAACATTGGAAGTATATACAAAAAATAAAGGTGCTGTTAACTTTTATAAAAGAGAAGATTTTAATATTATTTCAAAGCAAGTAGAACCAGATACGGATGAAACAGAATACTTGATGTCATGGAATAAGATTAATTTTGATTAA
- a CDS encoding ABC-2 family transporter permease, with the protein MTNILKVEFLKTKHTIIRLLVWLLPLVAILMMAAVFWDNQYSVQLMMGQWSYFWLNMSLALIIGISTYYQKQATKFKEILTSPQDLFTYEIGRIIHGILQATLMSVVFLVLIIIVRFIFSSSEEIGLMASSILGILLTSVWLVPFYSWLCRITNLYFALGIGFLSSIIAMFLSRTLWSMWWPFDWGILLNNMWLKGDFTFGSWSLIICSLILGFILSIFSAYSFKKQ; encoded by the coding sequence ATGACTAATATTTTGAAAGTTGAATTTTTAAAAACAAAGCATACCATTATTCGCTTACTAGTTTGGCTTTTACCGTTAGTTGCTATTTTAATGATGGCCGCTGTTTTCTGGGATAATCAATATTCAGTACAATTAATGATGGGGCAGTGGAGTTATTTTTGGCTGAATATGTCTCTTGCTCTAATAATAGGTATTAGTACTTATTACCAAAAGCAGGCTACAAAATTCAAAGAAATTTTGACTTCACCACAAGATCTTTTTACTTATGAGATTGGTCGAATCATTCACGGAATTTTACAAGCAACTTTAATGAGTGTAGTTTTCTTAGTACTGATAATTATTGTTCGCTTTATCTTTTCAAGTAGTGAAGAAATCGGTTTAATGGCTAGCTCTATACTTGGAATTTTGCTCACTTCTGTTTGGCTAGTTCCGTTTTATTCGTGGCTGTGCCGAATCACTAACTTATATTTTGCCTTAGGAATTGGATTTTTAAGTTCAATTATAGCTATGTTCTTAAGCCGTACGCTTTGGAGTATGTGGTGGCCTTTTGATTGGGGAATACTTTTAAATAATATGTGGCTTAAGGGTGATTTTACATTTGGATCTTGGAGTTTAATCATTTGTAGCTTGATTTTAGGATTTATTTTAAGTATCTTTAGTGCCTATTCTTTTAAAAAACAATAA
- a CDS encoding PTS galactitol transporter subunit IIC, protein MDAISSGLQWFVNLGASVMLPILLFVFALILRIKPGKAFKAGLTVGIGFVGLNLVIELLTKNLGPASQAMVKNFGLHLSTLDIGWPAGSAVAYGTVLGSLAIPVGVITNIVLLLIGLTKTLDVDVWNYWHIAFTGSIVYAITNDFALGIFTMVVHIMIIYLLADMSAPYIQKQYGLPGISFPQGASDPGFLLALPLNWLMDHIPGMNKIKITPKTVQKRMGVFGEPSVMGLIIGIVIGILAKYSVAKVLQLGVITAAVLVLMPRMVSLLMEGLTPISEGANDFIKKRFPGRNLYIGMDSALAAGNETVLSSALILVPITLLIAVILPGNSTLPFGDLATIPYMIAIMAAVFGGDIFRTLIGGVVDIIITLYIASWVAPFVTASAKAAHFGLQGASSITVMSDGGVWTTWLIVGLGKLMTWGGIGLIGIVTLGFMIWFNKFHKAKNENTL, encoded by the coding sequence ATGGATGCGATTAGTTCAGGTTTACAATGGTTTGTTAACCTGGGAGCTAGTGTTATGCTACCGATACTTTTATTTGTTTTTGCATTAATTTTACGAATAAAACCAGGTAAAGCTTTTAAAGCAGGGTTAACTGTTGGTATTGGATTTGTAGGATTAAATTTAGTGATCGAATTACTTACAAAGAATTTAGGACCAGCCTCACAAGCAATGGTTAAGAATTTTGGCTTACATCTATCAACATTAGATATTGGTTGGCCTGCTGGTTCTGCGGTAGCATACGGGACTGTACTGGGAAGTTTAGCTATCCCAGTGGGAGTTATTACAAATATTGTTTTACTTTTAATTGGTTTGACTAAAACATTAGATGTTGATGTTTGGAATTATTGGCATATAGCTTTTACAGGCTCAATTGTTTATGCAATTACAAATGATTTTGCACTTGGAATTTTTACAATGGTAGTGCATATCATGATTATTTATTTGTTAGCGGATATGTCAGCTCCGTATATTCAGAAACAATATGGCTTACCCGGTATTTCCTTCCCTCAGGGAGCTTCTGATCCAGGATTTTTACTGGCATTACCATTAAATTGGTTAATGGACCATATTCCAGGAATGAATAAGATCAAAATAACTCCTAAAACAGTTCAAAAAAGAATGGGAGTTTTTGGTGAACCTTCTGTTATGGGATTAATTATTGGGATCGTAATAGGAATTCTAGCAAAATATTCGGTAGCAAAAGTTCTTCAATTAGGAGTGATTACGGCGGCAGTTTTAGTTTTAATGCCACGAATGGTATCACTTTTAATGGAAGGGTTAACTCCAATTTCTGAAGGAGCAAATGATTTCATTAAGAAACGTTTTCCAGGTAGAAATTTATATATTGGGATGGATAGTGCCTTAGCTGCAGGTAATGAGACAGTTCTTTCCTCTGCTTTGATTTTAGTACCGATTACTCTGTTAATTGCAGTTATTTTACCAGGAAACAGTACTCTTCCGTTTGGAGATTTGGCTACTATTCCATATATGATCGCTATTATGGCAGCTGTATTTGGCGGAGATATTTTTAGAACGCTTATTGGTGGTGTAGTAGATATCATTATTACTTTATATATCGCTTCTTGGGTAGCACCATTTGTCACTGCTTCAGCTAAAGCAGCACACTTTGGTTTACAAGGCGCTAGCTCAATCACGGTTATGAGCGATGGAGGAGTATGGACTACTTGGCTAATTGTTGGTCTTGGAAAATTAATGACCTGGGGCGGAATTGGCTTGATTGGAATAGTAACTCTCGGTTTTATGATTTGGTTTAATAAATTTCATAAAGCCAAAAATGAAAATACATTATAA